In Luteitalea sp. TBR-22, one genomic interval encodes:
- a CDS encoding protein-disulfide reductase DsbD → MTSFPVPSPRLGDLSRRAATALLTALVCLAAAATAADAQMRRPKAEVTPHVEAARVPPGGTTRLALAVSLPEGLHVQSDAPRDPSLIATVLSVDAPAGVEVRQLIYPTPVDFVQEGQPQPLAVFDHAFVVGAEVAVAAGAAAGPIVVPGRLRYQACDDKICFAPQTATVSWTIEVAPGAPAAGTTPAPVLAALDAGRRVAPGAAPGPRSIGRSAPSVTSDADVLKTLDRFTVQGTTGGYLSAADFTRFIEDAGRGVRQQGLLEGKGPIAILVIVLLGGLALNLTPCVLPMVPINLAIIGAGAQAGSRRRGFLLGSAYGAAMALVYGVLGLVVILTAGTFGTLNASPWFNLGIAILFVVLALAMFDVILIDFSNLAQGPSTQGRRGSMLLAFTMGAVAALLAGACVAPVVIQVILFASSLYAGGTTLALALPFVLGLGMALPWPLAGAGMAALPRPGAWMVRVKQAMGVLILVTAAYYAHLAWTLFDNRRVEAGAVARSVEEKLKGGWTASLAEGLAQAERENKPVLIDFWATWCKNCLTMDATTFEDAGVKAALASYVKIKVQAEDPDAEPARSLLSRFDSIGLPTYVVLRPAPARGDR, encoded by the coding sequence GTGACGTCCTTCCCGGTGCCCTCGCCCCGACTCGGTGACCTGTCGCGCCGCGCGGCAACCGCCCTCCTGACCGCCCTGGTGTGCCTCGCGGCCGCGGCGACCGCCGCCGACGCGCAGATGCGCCGCCCGAAGGCCGAGGTGACGCCTCACGTCGAGGCTGCCCGCGTCCCGCCGGGCGGCACCACCCGTCTCGCCCTGGCCGTCTCGCTGCCCGAAGGCCTGCACGTGCAGTCGGACGCGCCCCGCGACCCGTCGCTCATCGCCACGGTGCTCTCCGTCGATGCCCCGGCAGGTGTGGAGGTGCGGCAACTGATTTACCCGACGCCCGTGGACTTCGTGCAGGAAGGGCAGCCACAGCCCCTGGCGGTCTTCGATCACGCCTTCGTGGTCGGCGCGGAGGTCGCCGTCGCGGCCGGCGCCGCCGCGGGACCGATCGTCGTGCCGGGGCGCCTGCGGTACCAGGCCTGCGACGACAAGATCTGCTTCGCGCCGCAGACGGCGACCGTGTCCTGGACGATCGAGGTCGCGCCGGGCGCGCCGGCCGCCGGAACGACGCCGGCGCCCGTGCTCGCCGCCCTCGACGCGGGTCGTCGCGTCGCGCCCGGCGCCGCGCCGGGGCCGCGGTCGATCGGGCGGTCGGCCCCGTCGGTCACGAGCGACGCCGACGTGCTGAAGACGCTCGACCGCTTCACGGTCCAGGGCACCACCGGCGGCTACCTGTCGGCAGCAGACTTCACCCGCTTCATCGAGGACGCCGGGCGCGGCGTGCGGCAGCAGGGGCTGCTCGAGGGCAAGGGCCCGATCGCGATCCTCGTCATCGTGCTGCTCGGCGGCCTCGCGCTGAACCTGACGCCGTGCGTCCTGCCGATGGTGCCCATCAACCTCGCCATCATCGGCGCGGGCGCGCAGGCCGGATCGCGGCGACGCGGGTTCCTGCTGGGGTCGGCCTACGGCGCCGCGATGGCCCTGGTGTACGGCGTCCTCGGCCTGGTGGTCATCCTCACCGCCGGGACGTTCGGCACGCTGAACGCGTCGCCGTGGTTCAACCTCGGGATCGCGATCCTGTTCGTCGTGCTCGCGCTGGCGATGTTCGACGTGATCCTGATCGACTTCTCCAATCTCGCGCAGGGGCCGTCGACGCAGGGCCGCCGAGGGTCGATGCTGCTGGCCTTCACGATGGGGGCGGTCGCCGCGCTGCTCGCCGGGGCGTGCGTGGCGCCGGTCGTCATCCAGGTGATCCTGTTTGCCAGCAGCCTCTACGCCGGAGGCACGACCCTCGCCCTCGCGCTGCCGTTCGTGCTCGGACTCGGGATGGCGCTGCCGTGGCCGCTCGCTGGCGCCGGCATGGCCGCGCTGCCGAGGCCCGGCGCGTGGATGGTGCGCGTCAAGCAGGCGATGGGCGTGCTGATCCTGGTGACGGCGGCCTACTATGCCCACCTGGCGTGGACGCTGTTCGACAACCGCCGCGTCGAGGCGGGGGCCGTGGCGCGCAGCGTCGAGGAGAAGCTGAAGGGCGGCTGGACGGCGTCGCTGGCCGAGGGCCTGGCGCAGGCCGAGCGCGAGAACAAGCCGGTCCTCATCGACTTCTGGGCGACGTGGTGCAAGAACTGCCTGACGATGGACGCGACCACGTTCGAGGATGCCGGCGTGAAGGCGGCGCTGGCCTCGTACGTGAAGATCAAGGTGCAGGCCGAGGATCCCGACGCCGAGCCGGCGCGCAGCCTGCTCTCCCGCTTCGACTCGATCGGGCTGCCCACCTACGTCGTCCTGAGGCCGGCTCCCGCCAGGGGTGACCGGTAG
- a CDS encoding response regulator transcription factor — MSHVEGRRVLVVEDDAAIRELLHLHLGLAGFSVEDIGDGRDALDVARAQKFDLLVFDVMLPGLDGISLCRAVRTAGVNTGTPILILTARDSEADIVIGLDSGADDYLTKPFGVRELQARVAALMRRTQPDGADPTTPPSTVLRLAPHVTMDIDRRQVLVDGAPVDLTRQEFDLLHQLVARRGIVFSRARLLQTVWKDDAYVTERTVDTVVSRLRKKLEGDPRQPALILTAWGVGYKFADAE; from the coding sequence ATGTCGCATGTCGAGGGCCGACGCGTGCTCGTCGTCGAGGACGACGCCGCCATCCGGGAGTTGCTGCACCTGCACCTGGGGCTGGCCGGCTTCAGCGTCGAGGACATCGGCGATGGCCGCGACGCGCTCGACGTCGCCCGCGCGCAGAAGTTCGACCTGCTGGTCTTCGACGTGATGCTGCCGGGGCTGGATGGCATCTCGCTGTGCCGCGCCGTGCGGACCGCCGGCGTGAACACCGGCACGCCCATCCTGATCCTCACGGCACGCGATTCCGAGGCCGACATCGTCATCGGCCTCGACAGCGGCGCCGACGACTACCTCACCAAGCCGTTCGGCGTCAGGGAACTGCAGGCCCGCGTGGCCGCGCTGATGCGGCGCACGCAGCCCGACGGCGCCGACCCGACGACGCCGCCCTCCACCGTGCTGCGGCTCGCCCCGCACGTGACGATGGACATCGACCGTCGGCAGGTGCTCGTCGACGGCGCACCCGTCGACCTGACGCGCCAGGAGTTCGACCTCCTGCACCAGCTCGTGGCGCGTCGGGGCATCGTGTTCAGCCGCGCCCGCCTCCTCCAGACGGTGTGGAAGGACGATGCATACGTCACCGAGCGCACCGTGGACACCGTGGTGAGCCGCCTGCGGAAGAAGCTCGAGGGCGATCCCCGCCAGCCCGCCCTGATCCTCACCGCCTGGGGCGTGGGCTACAAGTTCGCCGACGCCGAGTAG
- the hypF gene encoding carbamoyltransferase HypF, which yields MQRRRLVVRGVVQGVGFRPFVAGLARRLGLGGWVRNESGAVIIEAEGPAAALDTLAVALRRDAPPLAAVGDIEVVDCAPTGEATFHIDRSRQSGDGHASIPPDVATCDACLRELADPADRRHGYPFLNCTQCGPRFTVITALPYDRASTTMARFTMCDACAREYEDPADRRYHAEPTACPVCGPHAWVEGPDVADAPAATRHDSASAMAQVRAWLAAGRIVAIKGIGGFHLACDATDDDAVRQLRARKGRGAKPFALMVDSLDAARRLCVVSDAEALALQSRARPIVLLRRRADGAGLVSDAVAPAQDTLGLMLPYSPLHRLIVGDTPLVLTSGNRADEPIARTNEEARERLTTMADGLLLHDRDIHAVCDDSVVRVVLGAPVPVRRSRGYAPYPIALPFAVPAVLAVGAELKATCAVAQDREAWLSQHVGDMETVETLHAFERAAAHLLDLFAITPARVAFDPHPGYLSSRWARQWAASRGIPTEAVHHHHAHHAALMAEHGLPRASGMIGVVFDGTGYGPDGTVWGGEVFVGGYTSVERAAHLATTPLPAGDADVRHVPRLALAHLTAAGIPWGDTLPCVRACPDAERQVLAQRLARGLGIVASSSMGRLFDACAALLGLAQVATFEAQAAIALETAAGHAATASPLAAFAAPVEGDVMRCDPAPMLRDLVARLQRGEDVASLAAGLHVAVADAVVAAARHARARTGLDVVGLSGGVFQNVRLTTLAASGLDAAGFRVLLHRQVPPNDGGLALGQAVVAGTR from the coding sequence CGCCGCCTCGGCCTCGGCGGCTGGGTGCGCAACGAGAGCGGCGCCGTGATCATCGAGGCCGAAGGTCCCGCGGCGGCTCTCGACACGCTGGCGGTCGCCCTGCGCCGCGACGCCCCGCCGCTGGCCGCCGTGGGCGACATCGAGGTGGTCGACTGCGCGCCGACGGGCGAGGCGACCTTCCATATCGATCGCAGTCGCCAGTCGGGCGACGGGCATGCGTCGATCCCGCCCGACGTGGCCACCTGCGACGCCTGCCTGCGCGAGCTCGCCGACCCTGCCGACCGACGCCACGGCTACCCGTTCCTCAACTGCACGCAGTGCGGCCCGCGCTTCACCGTCATCACGGCCCTGCCGTACGACCGCGCGTCGACGACGATGGCGCGGTTCACGATGTGCGACGCCTGCGCGCGCGAGTACGAGGATCCGGCCGACCGCCGCTATCACGCCGAACCGACCGCCTGCCCCGTGTGCGGACCGCACGCCTGGGTCGAAGGTCCGGACGTCGCCGACGCGCCTGCCGCCACACGCCACGACTCCGCATCGGCGATGGCCCAGGTGCGCGCCTGGCTCGCCGCCGGCCGCATCGTCGCGATCAAGGGGATCGGCGGCTTCCATCTCGCGTGCGACGCGACCGACGACGACGCCGTGCGCCAGTTGCGGGCGCGGAAGGGGCGCGGCGCCAAGCCCTTCGCCCTGATGGTCGACTCGCTCGACGCGGCACGACGACTGTGCGTGGTGTCGGATGCCGAGGCGCTCGCCCTGCAGTCGCGCGCCAGGCCGATCGTGCTGCTGCGGCGGCGCGCCGACGGCGCCGGCCTGGTGTCGGACGCCGTCGCGCCGGCCCAGGACACGCTCGGCCTGATGCTGCCCTACTCGCCCCTCCACCGGCTGATCGTCGGCGACACGCCGCTCGTGCTGACGTCGGGCAATCGCGCCGACGAGCCGATTGCCCGGACCAACGAGGAAGCACGCGAGCGGCTGACCACCATGGCCGACGGCCTGCTGCTGCACGATCGCGACATCCACGCGGTGTGCGACGACTCGGTCGTGCGCGTCGTGCTGGGCGCGCCCGTCCCCGTGCGCCGCTCACGCGGCTACGCGCCTTATCCCATCGCCTTGCCGTTCGCCGTGCCCGCCGTGCTCGCCGTCGGCGCCGAACTCAAGGCGACGTGCGCGGTCGCGCAGGATCGCGAGGCGTGGCTCAGCCAGCACGTCGGCGACATGGAGACCGTCGAGACGCTGCACGCCTTCGAGCGGGCCGCGGCGCACCTCCTCGACCTCTTCGCGATCACCCCGGCACGCGTCGCCTTCGACCCGCACCCCGGGTACCTGTCGTCGCGCTGGGCCCGCCAGTGGGCCGCCTCACGCGGCATCCCGACCGAGGCGGTGCACCATCACCACGCCCACCATGCCGCGCTGATGGCCGAGCACGGCCTGCCGCGCGCCTCCGGCATGATCGGCGTGGTGTTCGACGGCACCGGGTACGGCCCGGACGGCACGGTGTGGGGAGGCGAGGTCTTCGTTGGCGGCTACACATCGGTCGAGCGCGCCGCGCACCTCGCGACCACGCCGCTGCCGGCCGGCGACGCGGACGTGCGGCACGTGCCCCGCCTCGCCCTCGCCCATCTCACCGCGGCGGGCATCCCGTGGGGCGACACACTGCCCTGCGTGCGCGCCTGCCCCGACGCGGAGCGGCAGGTGCTGGCGCAGCGCCTGGCTCGCGGCCTCGGGATCGTCGCCTCGAGCAGCATGGGGCGGCTGTTCGACGCGTGTGCTGCCCTCCTCGGCCTGGCGCAGGTCGCCACCTTCGAGGCACAGGCGGCCATCGCGCTCGAGACGGCGGCCGGCCACGCCGCCACGGCATCGCCCCTCGCGGCGTTCGCCGCGCCGGTCGAGGGGGACGTCATGCGGTGCGATCCCGCGCCGATGCTGCGCGACCTGGTGGCCAGGCTGCAGCGGGGCGAGGACGTGGCGAGCCTGGCAGCCGGGTTGCACGTCGCTGTCGCCGATGCGGTGGTGGCGGCCGCCCGCCATGCCCGGGCGCGCACCGGCCTGGACGTCGTCGGCCTGTCGGGTGGGGTGTTCCAGAACGTCCGCCTCACCACCCTGGCGGCCTCGGGCCTCGACGCCGCCGGCTTCCGCGTGCTGCTGCACCGTCAGGTGCCGCCCAACGACGGCGGGCTGGCGCTCGGCCAGGCGGTGGTCGCCGGCACGCGCTGA